One Malania oleifera isolate guangnan ecotype guangnan chromosome 9, ASM2987363v1, whole genome shotgun sequence DNA segment encodes these proteins:
- the LOC131164664 gene encoding uncharacterized protein LOC131164664 yields the protein MSMSKSSKMLQYINYRMRVTIQDGRQLVGKFMAFDRHMNLVIGDCEEFRKLPPAKGKKNEEREDRRTLGLVLLRGEEVISMTVEGPPPPDESRAKAAGAAAAAGPGIGRAAGRGIPTAPLIQAQPGLAGPVRGVGGPAPGMMQPQISRPPVPQVSAPPISYPAPVIRPPGQMPPFPGQPGQAPPPMARGPPPPGPPQYAAARPGGAPPVFQVPPQFGQRSMVPPPPMMRGPPPAPRPGMPAPPPRPGMPPPPGGVPVFGPPRPGMQPPPNPQQQQQNQQQ from the coding sequence ATGTCGATGTCCAAGAGCTCCAAGATGCTCCAATATATCAATTACCGCATGCGCGTCACGATTCAGGACGGCCGCCAACTAGTGGGCAAGTTCATGGCCTTCGACCGCCACATGAACCTTGTCATTGGCGACTGCGAGGAGTTCCGGAAACTGCCCCCGGCCAAGGGTAAGAAGAATGAAGAACGAGAGGATCGTAGAACCTTAGGTTtggttctcctaaggggtgaagAGGTGATCTCTATGACGGTGGAAGGTCCTCCCCCTCCGGATGAGTCTCGTGCCAAAGCTGCTGGTGCTGCTGCAGCGGCAGGTCCCGGAATTGGGAGAGCTGCTGGGAGGGGGATTCCAACTGCACCATTGATTCAGGCTCAGCCTGGTTTGGCTGGGCCAGTTCGTGGTGTTGGGGGGCCTGCGCCCGGCATGATGCAGCCACAGATCTCTCGCCCTCCGGTGCCTCAAGTGTCGGCCCCACCCATTTCCTATCCTGCTCCAGTGATCCGACCACCCGGGCAGATGCCTCCATTCCCTGGCCAGCCTGGGCAAGCTCCACCACCAATGGCACGTGGTCCACCCCCTCCTGGCCCTCCACAGTATGCAGCTGCAAGGCCAGGTGGGGCACCACCTGTGTTCCAGGTGCCGCCACAGTTTGGACAGCGCTCAATGGTCCCTCCACCACCAATGATGAGAGGACCGCCACCTGCACCGCGACCAGGAATGCCAGCCCCTCCTCCTCGGCCAGGGATGCCTCCTCCACCTGGTGGCGTTCCAGTTTTTGGTCCTCCTCGTCCAGGCATGCAACCGCCCCCAAATCCTCAGCAGCAGCAACAGAATCAGCAGCAGTAG